In Candidatus Hydrogenedentota bacterium, one genomic interval encodes:
- a CDS encoding amino acid permease has translation MSLSLDKHQNPGNAFSTFRGVFIPCILTIFGAIMYLRLSLVVGRMGIVQSIVIILAAASISFITSLSLSAIATNTRVKGGGPYFLVSRTLGAQFGATLGIVFYCAQAIAVALYIVGFSEAFVRAFGLSSHQLVLVATVVNALLFISVFIGAKWTMHVQYLFLVLVVLSLISFFWGALTLWDNSQLQNNLAAVTSDYRHFIVMFALFFPAVSGMTAGANLSGDLKNPSRAIPLGTLSAVILTTLVYLAMAVSLAASCPRDVLLENNFAVSYAARSEILITLGIFGATLSSAVGC, from the coding sequence TTGTCCCTTTCGCTAGACAAACATCAGAACCCCGGTAATGCCTTTTCCACTTTCCGCGGCGTTTTTATACCCTGTATACTGACTATTTTCGGGGCGATCATGTATTTGCGGCTGAGCCTCGTGGTGGGACGCATGGGTATTGTTCAGTCTATCGTGATCATTCTTGCGGCGGCGTCCATCTCCTTCATCACCAGTCTTTCTTTGTCTGCCATTGCCACCAATACCCGTGTGAAAGGGGGCGGCCCCTATTTTCTCGTAAGCAGAACCCTAGGCGCACAATTTGGTGCAACATTGGGTATCGTTTTTTATTGTGCGCAAGCCATCGCTGTCGCCTTGTACATTGTCGGTTTTTCAGAAGCTTTTGTACGGGCTTTCGGACTGTCCTCCCATCAATTGGTACTCGTTGCCACCGTAGTCAATGCACTGCTCTTTATCAGCGTTTTTATCGGCGCTAAATGGACCATGCACGTACAATATCTTTTTCTCGTTCTGGTGGTTCTGTCGTTAATTTCCTTCTTTTGGGGCGCATTGACTCTTTGGGACAACTCCCAATTACAAAACAATCTTGCCGCTGTTACGAGCGATTACCGGCATTTTATCGTCATGTTCGCCCTTTTCTTTCCAGCCGTATCAGGCATGACAGCGGGCGCTAATCTTTCCGGTGATCTGAAAAACCCGAGCAGAGCCATCCCTTTGGGAACACTGAGCGCCGTTATCTTAACGACCCTCGTTTATCTGGCTATGGCGGTCTCCTTAGCGGCTTCCTGTCCCCGTGACGTTTTGCTTGAAAACAATTTTGCCGTCTCTTATGCTGCACGTTCAGAAATACTCATCACGCTGGGTATTTTCGGCGCGACCCTATCCTCAGCGGTAGGATGT